Proteins encoded in a region of the Marinococcus sp. PL1-022 genome:
- the bcp gene encoding thioredoxin-dependent thiol peroxidase, giving the protein MKTSVEVINVSTEESNVNPGDLEGKQAPDFELPATTGVNIRLSDYQGQNVILYFYPKDNTPGCTTEACDFRDALPELNDKNVKVLGVSPDSMKKHENFTAKHELSFPLLSDEEQEAANAYGVWKWKKNFGKEYLGIVRSTFFIDTEGVVQKVWDEVKVKDHIGEVSRYVDEFLSSSKK; this is encoded by the coding sequence ATGAAAACAAGTGTTGAGGTGATCAATGTGAGTACAGAAGAAAGCAATGTAAACCCAGGAGATCTGGAAGGTAAACAAGCTCCTGATTTTGAACTCCCCGCTACTACCGGCGTAAACATTCGTTTAAGTGATTATCAGGGACAGAACGTGATTTTGTATTTTTATCCGAAAGATAACACTCCCGGATGTACAACTGAAGCCTGCGATTTCAGGGACGCTCTGCCAGAGTTGAATGATAAAAATGTCAAAGTACTCGGGGTCAGCCCTGATTCAATGAAAAAACACGAAAACTTCACTGCTAAACACGAGCTTTCCTTCCCGCTCCTGTCTGACGAAGAACAGGAAGCAGCTAACGCCTACGGAGTTTGGAAATGGAAGAAAAACTTCGGTAAAGAGTACCTTGGCATTGTACGGTCCACCTTTTTTATTGATACAGAAGGAGTCGTGCAGAAAGTATGGGACGAAGTGAAGGTAAAGGATCATATTGGGGAAGTATCCCGGTATGTTGATGAATTCCTGTCATCTTCTAAAAAATAG
- a CDS encoding cyclic-di-AMP receptor → MKLLLCIIDNFYTDQVEMEMKDKGYRMTEIAGSGGFLKKGNTTFMFGVNEEEVSKLKTDLKDICLAYEKHRGKRPEHSNRFTSFLLDVSMLPFFQSAETDENH, encoded by the coding sequence ATGAAACTGCTTCTTTGCATTATCGATAATTTTTATACCGATCAGGTAGAGATGGAAATGAAAGACAAAGGCTATCGCATGACAGAGATTGCGGGCAGCGGTGGTTTTTTAAAAAAAGGAAACACGACGTTTATGTTCGGTGTGAATGAGGAAGAAGTATCGAAGTTAAAAACAGATTTAAAGGATATATGTCTGGCTTACGAAAAACACAGAGGAAAACGGCCAGAGCATTCAAATAGGTTTACTTCTTTTCTTTTAGATGTATCGATGCTTCCTTTTTTTCAATCAGCCGAAACAGATGAGAATCACTGA
- a CDS encoding dipeptidase has protein sequence MEEVKNYFKHHRSSHLSQLKEFLSIPSISADPEHKPDMETAASWVEESMQSAGLENTDVMETGGHPVVYGDWMHAPGKPTVLFYGHYDVQPADPVELWETPPFQPDIRDEKIYARGATDDKGQVFMHLKTIEAFMQTKQELPVNVRFCIEGEEEIGSPNLDEFVEKHRELLQGDVLLVSDTPMLEKGRPTVCYGLRGLAGIQIDVNGAKGDLHSGLYGGGVANPLHALADILASMHDDSGRIIVDGFYDRVVSLTGQERQAYAELSYDEENTRKELNVPELFGEEGFSFLERTWARPTLEINGMHGGFQGEGIKTVLPSAASAKITCRLVPDQDPDEIVEKLTAHVRHKTPKGVEVDVIPFDKGRPFVTPFDHPAIQAAGRALETAYGTTAAYTRMGGSVPVIETFSEILNVPVALMGFGLPTENFHAPNEHFHLENYDKGLEALAEYLIEISENL, from the coding sequence ATGGAAGAAGTCAAAAATTATTTCAAGCATCATCGCAGCAGCCACTTAAGCCAGCTAAAAGAATTTTTATCAATACCAAGCATCAGTGCAGACCCGGAGCATAAACCGGATATGGAAACAGCTGCCTCCTGGGTGGAGGAAAGCATGCAGTCAGCAGGTCTGGAAAACACGGATGTTATGGAAACCGGTGGACATCCGGTCGTGTACGGGGATTGGATGCATGCCCCGGGGAAGCCTACGGTCCTGTTTTACGGGCATTATGACGTGCAGCCGGCCGATCCGGTTGAACTGTGGGAAACGCCGCCGTTTCAGCCGGACATACGGGATGAAAAAATTTATGCCCGCGGTGCGACTGACGATAAAGGCCAGGTGTTTATGCACCTTAAAACGATTGAAGCCTTTATGCAGACGAAACAGGAGCTTCCGGTGAATGTGAGGTTTTGCATTGAAGGAGAAGAAGAGATTGGCAGCCCTAATCTGGATGAGTTTGTGGAAAAGCACCGGGAGCTGCTGCAGGGGGATGTACTGCTGGTTTCCGATACACCGATGCTCGAAAAGGGCCGGCCGACAGTCTGCTATGGACTGCGGGGACTTGCGGGGATTCAGATTGATGTAAATGGAGCTAAAGGAGACCTGCACTCCGGCCTGTACGGCGGCGGGGTTGCAAATCCGCTTCATGCCTTGGCTGATATACTTGCTTCCATGCATGATGACAGCGGCCGTATTATCGTTGATGGCTTTTACGACCGGGTCGTTTCGCTGACCGGCCAGGAACGCCAGGCATATGCAGAACTTTCATATGATGAAGAAAATACAAGAAAAGAACTAAACGTACCGGAGCTGTTTGGCGAGGAAGGATTTTCGTTTTTGGAAAGAACGTGGGCCCGCCCGACGCTGGAAATTAACGGGATGCACGGAGGCTTCCAGGGAGAGGGGATCAAAACGGTGCTTCCTTCTGCGGCTTCAGCCAAGATAACGTGCCGGCTCGTGCCTGACCAGGATCCCGATGAGATTGTGGAAAAGCTGACGGCGCACGTCCGGCATAAAACTCCTAAAGGGGTGGAGGTGGACGTGATTCCGTTTGATAAAGGCAGGCCGTTTGTGACTCCATTTGACCACCCGGCCATTCAGGCAGCCGGGAGAGCGCTTGAAACAGCATACGGCACAACGGCAGCATATACCCGAATGGGAGGGTCTGTTCCTGTTATTGAAACGTTCTCCGAGATTTTAAATGTGCCGGTAGCTTTAATGGGATTTGGTCTTCCAACCGAAAACTTTCATGCGCCAAATGAACATTTCCATTTGGAAAACTACGACAAAGGCCTCGAGGCTTTAGCAGAATATTTGATAGAAATCAGTGAAAATTTATAA
- a CDS encoding glutamate-1-semialdehyde 2,1-aminomutase: protein MSYEKSVELYNEACELIVGGVNSPSRSFKGVGGGTPVFMKEGRGAHLFDEDNNRYIDYLGAYGPIITGHGHTHIAEAINEAALTGTLLGTPTKWENVFARKLKDAVPSLEKVRFVNSGTEAVMTTIRVARAYTGKHKIIKFEGCYHGHSDLVLVAAGSGPSTLGSPDSAGVTPNIAAEVITVPFNDIDSFREAIDRWGDETAAVLIEPIVGNFGLVEPEPGYLEEIKKLTHESDSLLIFDEVITAFRFTYGAAQNMLHVEPDMTAMGKIIGGGLPIGAYGGRVDVMEQVAPLGPAYQAGTMSGNPASMRAGIACLEVLEKDGVYDTLDHLGERLEKGLLEQAEKYSIPVTINRLKGMFTIYFTDETVKDYKGAERSNSERFSIFFKEMLDRGVHLAPSKYEAWFLTTEHSTDDIEETLEASDQAFAALSSYIY from the coding sequence ATGTCCTATGAAAAATCTGTCGAGCTTTATAATGAAGCCTGCGAATTGATCGTCGGAGGCGTTAACAGTCCCTCCCGTTCCTTTAAAGGAGTTGGAGGCGGCACACCGGTTTTTATGAAAGAAGGGCGCGGTGCACATTTGTTTGATGAGGATAACAATCGCTACATTGATTACCTCGGGGCCTACGGTCCTATTATTACCGGGCACGGCCATACTCATATCGCTGAAGCAATCAATGAGGCTGCCCTTACAGGCACTCTGCTTGGCACCCCTACTAAATGGGAAAACGTGTTTGCACGTAAATTAAAAGATGCGGTACCTTCACTTGAAAAAGTCAGGTTTGTCAATTCCGGCACTGAAGCTGTAATGACGACTATCCGCGTAGCCAGAGCCTATACCGGCAAACATAAGATCATCAAATTCGAAGGGTGCTACCACGGCCACTCCGACCTTGTGCTTGTAGCAGCCGGCTCCGGACCATCGACGCTGGGATCCCCGGACTCTGCGGGCGTGACTCCCAACATTGCCGCAGAAGTCATCACTGTGCCATTTAACGACATTGACAGCTTCCGCGAAGCCATTGACCGCTGGGGTGACGAAACGGCTGCAGTCCTTATTGAGCCTATCGTAGGTAATTTCGGGCTTGTCGAGCCGGAGCCCGGTTATCTTGAAGAGATTAAAAAACTCACACATGAATCGGACTCTCTTCTTATCTTTGATGAAGTCATTACTGCTTTTCGTTTCACCTACGGAGCTGCTCAAAACATGCTCCATGTGGAACCGGATATGACCGCTATGGGGAAAATTATCGGAGGCGGCCTGCCGATTGGCGCTTACGGAGGCAGGGTCGATGTCATGGAGCAGGTCGCTCCTCTGGGTCCGGCCTACCAGGCAGGAACGATGTCCGGAAACCCTGCTTCTATGCGCGCGGGCATTGCCTGCCTTGAAGTATTGGAAAAAGACGGGGTATACGACACGTTAGATCATCTGGGTGAACGTCTTGAGAAAGGTCTCCTCGAGCAGGCTGAAAAATACAGCATCCCCGTTACGATCAATCGGTTAAAAGGAATGTTCACCATTTATTTCACAGATGAAACAGTAAAAGATTATAAAGGGGCCGAACGCTCGAACTCTGAAAGGTTCAGCATCTTTTTTAAAGAAATGCTTGACCGCGGCGTCCACCTTGCTCCTTCAAAATACGAAGCCTGGTTTCTGACCACTGAACACAGCACTGATGACATAGAAGAGACGCTGGAAGCTTCGGACCAGGCCTTTGCAGCGTTAAGCAGCTACATTTACTAA
- a CDS encoding FUSC family protein: MKLGARIFKTGLAIVLAIYAASWIGLNPPFFAAIAATFAIQPSISRTFQTMLDQLQANIIGAGTAIVMVLAFGHDPVIIGVTVMIIIAGILGLKLDASTIPIAVVTVIIIMGRPGDGNFILFASERFALIMLGILASFLVNMLFLPPKHETKLYQQIRDVTQDTIQWIRLLGRHETNRQTLRKDLSSLKDQTVSIENLYLLFKEERVYTKKARLTRDRRVVLFKQMIASMNKIVTILRTLDKFENDMQHTPSEMQEAIRNQLDHLMDYHDRILQRYVGKVTTHLTEEMAEEVDEGRVSLTDQLMEMYHHQNIDRSEWLHLLPIVAHIVEYNEQLEHLDRLVETYFRYHSSEDFFAIEN, encoded by the coding sequence ATGAAGCTGGGAGCCAGAATTTTCAAGACCGGTCTTGCGATCGTTCTAGCTATATACGCAGCATCGTGGATTGGATTGAACCCTCCTTTTTTCGCAGCTATCGCCGCTACTTTCGCTATTCAACCTTCCATATCCCGCACATTCCAGACAATGCTGGACCAACTTCAGGCTAATATCATCGGGGCTGGCACAGCTATTGTTATGGTACTTGCGTTCGGTCACGATCCGGTAATCATTGGAGTTACGGTGATGATTATTATTGCAGGCATTCTAGGATTAAAACTGGATGCCTCCACCATTCCAATCGCTGTTGTGACGGTCATTATTATCATGGGCAGGCCCGGAGACGGCAATTTTATTTTATTTGCCTCCGAACGGTTTGCTTTAATTATGCTCGGGATTCTTGCTTCCTTTTTAGTCAACATGCTGTTTCTGCCGCCAAAGCATGAAACCAAGCTGTATCAGCAGATTCGGGATGTGACCCAGGATACTATTCAGTGGATCCGGCTGCTTGGAAGGCATGAAACTAACCGTCAGACGCTGCGAAAGGACCTTTCCTCCCTTAAAGATCAAACGGTCTCCATCGAAAACCTGTACCTTCTGTTTAAAGAAGAACGCGTGTACACTAAAAAGGCAAGGCTTACCCGGGACCGGCGTGTTGTTCTTTTTAAACAAATGATCGCTTCGATGAATAAAATCGTGACCATTCTGCGCACGCTTGATAAGTTTGAAAACGATATGCAGCATACGCCTTCAGAAATGCAGGAAGCCATACGCAATCAGCTTGATCATCTTATGGATTACCACGACAGAATTCTTCAACGTTATGTAGGCAAGGTGACCACCCATCTTACAGAGGAAATGGCCGAAGAGGTCGATGAAGGCAGAGTGTCTTTAACCGATCAGCTTATGGAAATGTATCATCACCAGAATATCGACCGCTCGGAATGGCTCCATCTTCTTCCCATTGTCGCACACATCGTCGAGTACAATGAGCAGCTTGAACATCTCGACCGGCTTGTTGAGACCTATTTCCGCTATCACAGCAGCGAAGATTTCTTTGCTATTGAAAACTAA
- the perR gene encoding peroxide-responsive transcriptional repressor PerR: MASASLQEAVSVLKSTNVRMTPQRHAILEFLHSSMSHPTADDIYKSLEERFPNMSVATVYNNLRVFKDAGIVKELTYGDSSSRFDCVTSDHYHVICNDCGKIVDFHYPGLDEVETLAEHVTGFDIEDHRLEIYGTCPECTKMSKQ; the protein is encoded by the coding sequence ATGGCGAGCGCTAGCCTACAGGAAGCAGTAAGTGTCTTAAAAAGCACGAACGTTCGGATGACACCGCAGCGTCATGCTATTTTAGAGTTTCTACACTCTTCAATGAGCCATCCGACTGCTGACGATATCTATAAATCTCTTGAAGAACGTTTTCCGAACATGAGTGTAGCCACAGTCTACAATAATCTTCGGGTTTTTAAAGACGCTGGCATAGTGAAAGAATTAACCTACGGAGACTCCTCAAGCAGATTCGACTGCGTTACTTCAGATCATTATCATGTAATATGTAATGATTGCGGGAAAATTGTAGACTTTCACTATCCAGGCCTGGATGAAGTAGAAACGTTAGCTGAACATGTGACAGGCTTTGATATTGAAGATCACCGGCTGGAGATTTACGGAACATGTCCGGAATGTACAAAGATGAGCAAACAGTAA